Sequence from the Bacillus sp. es.036 genome:
TAGGTTGTAAATACTTAAGATGGTGCCAAGAATTAACCCGAGGAATAATGCTTTATATGAGGTAATCCCCCAACCCATTACGAAAATGGCGAGCAAATACAGGGTGAATTGCATGTAGCGGCGAAAACTTTGAGTGTATTCTGTCATTTAATCTTCCCCTGTAAACTTATGTAGAAGACGAACCAATCCATAAACTCCTCCGCCCAAACCGAGCAAAAGACCAATTATGAGAAAAAGTGGAAAAGTGTCGAATAGGCGATCCATCCATCTCCCCAAAAATACCCCCGTAAGGATCGATCCAACAAGATAAGAAAGGATTGTCGTATAGAGAGCCATCGCCTTCAATAAAAGCGCTCCTTTGCTATAAAGGTAAGTCATTGAAAAGGATGTTTCGAGTAAATGAAAACCTTATCACTATACCCTTTGTAAGTCTACAATAGGGTGTACATGATGTCAATGTGTTTGGAGGAAATGGTGTGATCAAATTCACAAATGAAAAAACGCTTAAAAAAGCCTGTAATACCAAGGATAGTAACGCTTACAGGAGCAGAGTTGTGGTAATCAAAGAAAACAGGGAATGATTCCCTGTTATTTAAGGTCGAATTTGTCACTTTTTTTTCACATTTGTTGATATATCGACAAAAAAATCTCTTCCCGAGAAGGAAGAGATTTTTCCAAATTACTTCGTTCCGTACAAACGATCTCCGGCATCGCCAAGACCTGGAACAATGTAGCCTTTTTCATTTAGTTTCTCATCAAGACCTGCGATGTAAATATCGACATCAGGGTGCGCATCGTTAAGAAGCTCTACGCCTTCAGGTGCTGCGATCAGACACATCATTTTAATGTTTTTCGCTCCGCGTTTTTTAAGGGAGTTGATCGCTTCAACAGCCGAACCACCTGTTGCAAGCATTGGATCAATCACGATGAATTCACGTTCTTCAATATCAGCAGGAAGCTTCACATAGTATTCTACAGGTTGAAGCGTTTCAGGATCACGATAAAGACCAACGTGTCCTACTTTTGCAGCAGGAATTAACTTAAGGATTCCGTCTGTCATGCCAAGACCGGCTCTTAGAATCGGAACTAGTCCAAGCTTTTTACCTGAAAGAACCTTTGATTTCGCTTCGGTTACAGGCGTTTTGACCATCACTTCTTCAGTCGGAAGCTCTCTTGTAATTTCATAAGCCATTAACGCTGCCACTTCGTCCACAAGTTCACGGAACTCCTTCGTTCCTGTTTTCTCATCACGAATGTATGTAAGCTTATGCTGAATCAACGGATGATCGAACACGTATACTTTACCCATCGTATGCACTCCCCTTTTCGTTTTGGTTTCGTTCCTAAATCTTCTTCGCAATTTTACAGAAAAACGCGAGTTGATTCAAGGCTTTCAAAAATGATGAAATATTCACGCTCTTCCCACTGAGATTCATCTACAATTTAACAACCCATTATTGACTAAAAACGCCGGGAAAAGATGATCTCCCGGCGTCAGTGTCTATTTAATACACTCTTTTCGTAGATATTGTTGCTTTTAGATAAGTGGTTAATTTCCGCTCCAGGATGCTCGCTTTCCGCGGGGCGGGCGGTGAGCCTCCTCGTCGCTTTCGCTCCTGTGGGGTCTCACCTGTCCCGCTAGTCCCGCAGGAGTCGAGCATCCTTCCGCTACAATTAGCGAAGTGTGGTTTTTTATTCAATAATTGATTCAAAAGCAACCATCTATTAGAAAAGAGCTATTTAATAAGAAATATTTTCATACATTGGGAATTTAGCAGTAAGGTCTTGAACACGCTTCTCTGCTTTTTGAAGAGCATCCGCGTCTTCATGTTGCTTCAACACATCACCAATTATACTTGCGATTTCTTCCATTTCTGCTTCACCAAATCCTCGAGACGTTACAGCTGCCGTACCGATACGAAGGCCGCTCGTTACGAATGGGCTTTGTGGATCAAATGGGATCGTATTTTTATTCGTTGTAATGCCAATATCATCAAGGGCTTTTTCAGCCACTTTCCCTGTCAACTCAAGGCTTTGTAAATCTAGAAGGACAAGGTGATTGTCCGTGCCGTTTGAGACGAGGTTAATGCCCTCTTTTTCAAGTGCTGAAGCGAGTTTCTTCGCATTTGCAACAACCTTTTCAGAGTAACCTTTAAAATCGTCAGAAAGAGCTTCACCGAATGCAACCGCTTTTGCTGCGATCACGTGCATGAGTGGTCCCCCTTGAATACCAGGGAAAATCGACTTATCAATTTTCTTCGCAAATTCTTCTTTACAAAGAATCATGCCGCCACGCGGGCCACGAAGGGTTTTATGTGTTGTTGTCGTTACGAAATGGGCGTGTGGCACAGGGTTTGGATGATGACCAGTTGCAACTAGACCTGCAATATGCGCCATATCCACCATCAAGTAAGCATCCACTTCATCTGCAATTTCACGGAATCGTTTAAAATCAATTTCACGCGGATAAGCACTCGCACCCGCAACGATTAGCTTTGGACGATGCGCTTTTGCTTTCTCAAGAACGTCTTCGTAATCAATGCGATGTGAGTCTTTGTCAACGCCATACTCCACGAAGTTATATTGCACGCCACTGAAGTTAACAGGGCTACCGTGAGTCAAATGCCCACCATGAGAAAGGTTCATGCCAAGAACAGTATCACCCTGCTCAAGAATCGTGAAATAAACAGCCATGTTAGCTTGTGCACCTGAGTGAGGTTGCACGTTCACATGCTCTGCACCAAACAGCTGCTTCGCACGGTCTCTTGCAATATTTTCAGCGACATCGACATATTCACAGCCACCGTAATAACGTCGACCTGGATAGCCTTCCGCATACTTATTTGTTAAAACAGACCCTTGCGCCTCCATAACGGCTTCTGATACAAAGTTCTCTGATGCGATAAGTTCAATCTTGCTGCGCTGTCTACCAAGCTCGTCTTTCATTGCCTGTAAAAGTTCTTGATCCTGCTTTGCTAGGTTTTGCATTGATATCCCCTTTCCATCCCACACAAATTACCATTCGTGAACACGAACAGTTCGTATTTAATCTCGATTGCATTGTACCACAGAAGTTCGAATCCGTATATTAGATAAATGAACTAAATTATTGTTCGGTTTTAAGACTAAAAGCAGTGCTCATTTTTTCCTGGATACGACGCACGCTCTCCACCAATTAACTTTGGTCTTGAACGAACCATCGTCACGTGAGCCTCACCGATCGACGTGTGTCGCCCTCTCACAGGTACTGCTACATGCCGGATGTGCATACCAATAAACGTATCCCCTATGTCAATCCCGGCATCTGCTGAAATGAACTCCACAAGGACCGGATCTGCCATGTTTGCATACGCATGCGTGGCCATGGAACCACCTGCTCGTGTTGTCGGAATTGCTGCGACAATATCATACCCTTTCGCATAAGCTGTTTCACGTTCAACGACTAGTGCTCGATTTAAATGCTCGCAGCACTGAAAGGCAAGCTGAACACCTGTTTCTTTTTGAAAGACTTGAACACTTTCATAAATCGCTTCTGCAGCTGAAATGGTGCCCGCCGTTCCGATTCGCTGACCGACTACTTCACTTGAGCTCATCCCAACGACAAGTAAATGACGCTCTGAAAGACGCGCATCTTTCTGAAGGTCCCCGAGCGCTTCTAGCGTATGACGGGTGATTTGACGCGCTGTTTGTTCATTCACAGAAAACGCCTCCTTATCCCTTTGCTTCGTATTCCGTAATCTTACCGACTCGTTTTGCATGGCGACCTGCTTCATACTCTGTCTCAAGCCACACCTTCGCAATTTCAGTCGCAAGTCCTGGTCCAATAATACGCTCGCCCATTGCTAAGACGTTTGAATCATTATGCTGTCTTGTGGCTTTCGCACTGAAAAGATCATGCACGAGCGCACAGCGAATGCCATTTACTTTATTCGCTGCAATCGACATTCCGATCCCCGTACCGCAAATTAAAATACCGCGATCCGCTTCACCACCAGCTACTTTCTCGGCTACAGGGATCGCATAGTCAGGATAATCAACTGAATCATGGCAGTCACAGCCAAGATCGATCGGCTCCATCCCTAATTCTTGAATTACGTGAATAATGTCTTCTTTAATTTTCACACCAGCATGATCAGCACCTACGGCAACTTTCATGGTTATCCCTCCAATTCTTCTCGATCGAGCCGCTCAATCATTCGCTCAATCGCTTCCTCAATTTCTGCATATGTTGTTCGATATTGCTCAATGGTTCCACCAAACGGATCCGATATATCCATCGAAGGTAACGCTTGTTCAAGCGTTTGCAACTCACTTAACTCTTTTCTCATTTCTGCTTCGAATTGTTGACGCTTTTCAGCTTGTTTTTCTGTATCCAATTTTGTGATGTCATGAAGAAAAGCCGCTCGCTTCATTTCGATTTCAGCTGCTTTTTCCTGGTACTCATCGTACTTTTTTTCATTTTCTGTTGCGGCATATTCTTTTAAGGTATACACCTTATGAGAAATTTCAGGGAAATCCCGAAGCACGAGCGCTTTATGACTACTCGTCATCGTTAGGAGAAGATCGCCCCATTCTGCTAGATTCCGATCCAACATTTTCGCTGTATGCGTAAATGGTACGTTTTTCTCTTCTAAAAGTATTTCTACCTGACGGCTCGCCGGTGCGCCATTCGCTGCAAAAACGCCAGCCGATTTCGCTTCAATTTTGTTGTTTTTATTTTTTAAGATCACTTCCGCCATTGGGCTGCGGCATGTGTTACCTGTACACACAAATACAACTCTCACCTTGTCCACTTCCCTTCCCTTCTTATTATGAGAGAAGAAAGGGGATAAATCCACCCCTCGCGCGTAGCGAAAAAAACTTGAAGTTCTGAAACCTTTTTGTCATCTGTCCGTAATACTTGTAAGAAGCAAATCAAGGGGGGAAAGTCGCATGTCACAAAG
This genomic interval carries:
- a CDS encoding AtpZ/AtpI family protein translates to MTYLYSKGALLLKAMALYTTILSYLVGSILTGVFLGRWMDRLFDTFPLFLIIGLLLGLGGGVYGLVRLLHKFTGED
- the upp gene encoding uracil phosphoribosyltransferase, yielding MGKVYVFDHPLIQHKLTYIRDEKTGTKEFRELVDEVAALMAYEITRELPTEEVMVKTPVTEAKSKVLSGKKLGLVPILRAGLGMTDGILKLIPAAKVGHVGLYRDPETLQPVEYYVKLPADIEEREFIVIDPMLATGGSAVEAINSLKKRGAKNIKMMCLIAAPEGVELLNDAHPDVDIYIAGLDEKLNEKGYIVPGLGDAGDRLYGTK
- the glyA gene encoding serine hydroxymethyltransferase: MQNLAKQDQELLQAMKDELGRQRSKIELIASENFVSEAVMEAQGSVLTNKYAEGYPGRRYYGGCEYVDVAENIARDRAKQLFGAEHVNVQPHSGAQANMAVYFTILEQGDTVLGMNLSHGGHLTHGSPVNFSGVQYNFVEYGVDKDSHRIDYEDVLEKAKAHRPKLIVAGASAYPREIDFKRFREIADEVDAYLMVDMAHIAGLVATGHHPNPVPHAHFVTTTTHKTLRGPRGGMILCKEEFAKKIDKSIFPGIQGGPLMHVIAAKAVAFGEALSDDFKGYSEKVVANAKKLASALEKEGINLVSNGTDNHLVLLDLQSLELTGKVAEKALDDIGITTNKNTIPFDPQSPFVTSGLRIGTAAVTSRGFGEAEMEEIASIIGDVLKQHEDADALQKAEKRVQDLTAKFPMYENISY
- a CDS encoding TIGR01440 family protein gives rise to the protein MNEQTARQITRHTLEALGDLQKDARLSERHLLVVGMSSSEVVGQRIGTAGTISAAEAIYESVQVFQKETGVQLAFQCCEHLNRALVVERETAYAKGYDIVAAIPTTRAGGSMATHAYANMADPVLVEFISADAGIDIGDTFIGMHIRHVAVPVRGRHTSIGEAHVTMVRSRPKLIGGERASYPGKNEHCF
- the rpiB gene encoding ribose 5-phosphate isomerase B, with amino-acid sequence MKVAVGADHAGVKIKEDIIHVIQELGMEPIDLGCDCHDSVDYPDYAIPVAEKVAGGEADRGILICGTGIGMSIAANKVNGIRCALVHDLFSAKATRQHNDSNVLAMGERIIGPGLATEIAKVWLETEYEAGRHAKRVGKITEYEAKG
- a CDS encoding low molecular weight protein arginine phosphatase; translation: MDKVRVVFVCTGNTCRSPMAEVILKNKNNKIEAKSAGVFAANGAPASRQVEILLEEKNVPFTHTAKMLDRNLAEWGDLLLTMTSSHKALVLRDFPEISHKVYTLKEYAATENEKKYDEYQEKAAEIEMKRAAFLHDITKLDTEKQAEKRQQFEAEMRKELSELQTLEQALPSMDISDPFGGTIEQYRTTYAEIEEAIERMIERLDREELEG